In Bacteroides coprosuis DSM 18011, the following are encoded in one genomic region:
- a CDS encoding peptidase U62 modulator of DNA gyrase (COGs: COG0312 Zn-dependent protease and their inactivated homologs~InterPro IPR002510~KEGG: bth:BT_3648 putative modulator of DNA gyrase~PFAM: Peptidase U62, modulator of DNA gyrase~SPTR: Putative uncharacterized protein;~IMG reference gene:2504106233~PFAM: Putative modulator of DNA gyrase): MDRRKFLRSGGLVLLGSLAAPTIASATSLTESNKHKDEGTLMRAMNHFEVTQEDINKVLKAALEKGGDYADVFFEHSFNNNVGLQDGEVNRCSSNIDYGVGIRVVSGDQTGYAYVEHITLEEMLKAARTAARIAQGSRKVDPVALTEKVIKENYYPVTSPWEQVILKDKIPYLQKVNEKIFSLDNRVIKVVASLSDNTSHILFCNSEGVSYYDYRPMVSFTAFCVMKEGDRTENGYASRSYRRGFEFLTQDLMDIVAREAVENTSLSFKAIKPKGGEMPVVMGAGGSGILLHEAIGHAFEADFNRKNTSIFANQLNKKVCNKHISVIDDGTILYNRGSVNIDDEGVEGQKTYIVKEGVLTSYLHDRISAKHYGVEPTGNGRRESFRSMPIPRMRATYMEPGNYKEKDIIASVKKGVYVNQFTNGQVQIGAGDFTFFVKSGFLIENGKLTQPIKDINIIGNGPKALADITMVADNDIIDNGTWTCGKDGQSCPVTCGMPSALVSKLTVGGES, from the coding sequence ATGGATAGACGTAAATTTTTGAGATCAGGGGGCTTAGTGCTCTTAGGTTCGCTAGCAGCTCCTACAATAGCATCTGCCACGTCATTAACAGAGAGTAACAAGCATAAAGATGAAGGAACTCTTATGCGGGCGATGAATCATTTTGAAGTAACTCAAGAAGATATCAATAAAGTGCTTAAAGCAGCACTAGAAAAGGGAGGTGATTATGCAGATGTCTTCTTTGAACATTCTTTTAACAACAATGTCGGGTTGCAAGATGGGGAGGTAAACCGCTGTAGTTCTAATATTGACTATGGAGTAGGGATACGTGTTGTGTCTGGAGATCAAACCGGATATGCCTATGTAGAACATATTACATTAGAAGAAATGTTGAAGGCAGCTCGTACAGCAGCTCGTATTGCTCAAGGTAGTAGAAAAGTTGATCCAGTTGCATTGACTGAAAAAGTAATAAAAGAAAATTACTATCCTGTCACTTCTCCCTGGGAGCAGGTTATATTAAAAGATAAAATACCTTACCTTCAAAAGGTAAATGAAAAAATATTCTCGTTGGATAATCGTGTTATTAAGGTTGTCGCTTCACTTTCAGATAACACTTCTCATATTTTATTCTGTAACTCAGAAGGAGTGAGTTATTACGATTATAGACCGATGGTTTCTTTTACAGCTTTCTGCGTAATGAAAGAAGGAGATAGAACTGAGAATGGATATGCTTCACGATCATATCGAAGAGGCTTTGAGTTTCTTACCCAAGATTTAATGGATATCGTGGCTAGAGAAGCCGTTGAAAATACTTCTCTGTCATTTAAAGCTATCAAACCTAAAGGCGGAGAGATGCCTGTCGTTATGGGAGCTGGTGGTTCGGGTATATTGTTGCATGAAGCTATAGGACATGCTTTTGAGGCTGATTTCAATAGAAAAAATACCTCTATTTTTGCAAATCAGTTGAATAAGAAAGTATGTAATAAACATATTTCTGTGATTGATGATGGTACTATACTCTACAACAGAGGATCTGTAAATATAGATGATGAAGGCGTTGAAGGTCAAAAAACTTATATTGTTAAAGAAGGTGTCTTAACAAGCTATCTGCATGATAGAATTAGTGCAAAGCATTATGGTGTAGAACCAACAGGAAATGGTAGAAGAGAATCATTTCGTAGCATGCCTATACCTAGGATGCGTGCTACTTATATGGAGCCTGGAAACTATAAAGAAAAAGATATTATAGCATCTGTAAAAAAGGGTGTTTATGTAAACCAATTTACCAATGGACAAGTTCAAATTGGTGCAGGAGATTTTACTTTCTTTGTAAAATCGGGATTCTTGATAGAAAACGGGAAACTCACCCAACCTATTAAGGATATCAATATTATTGGAAATGGACCAAAAGCTTTAGCTGATATAACGATGGTTGCTGACAATGATATTATTGATAATGGTACATGGACGTGTGGTAAGGATGGACAGTCTTGTCCTGTTACCTGTGGAATGCCCTCTGCACTTGTTAGTAAACTGACCGTTGGTGGAGAAAGTTAA
- a CDS encoding peptidase U62 modulator of DNA gyrase (COGs: COG0312 Zn-dependent protease and their inactivated homologs~InterPro IPR002510~KEGG: bth:BT_3649 putative modulator of DNA gyrase~PFAM: Peptidase U62, modulator of DNA gyrase~SPTR: Putative uncharacterized protein;~IMG reference gene:2504106234~PFAM: Putative modulator of DNA gyrase) codes for MISTEYKKLSEWAMDFALKNGCQSAKVILQEGVNSSYSLRDAKIETLEQASEMALGFHLYVDGRFGSFSTNRLDKKELEQFIKTGIEATRYLAVDKARTLPTSDRYYKGDLPNLQLYDNSFENIHPDEKVAIAKKVAHEILGKDNRILSVSSSYSDGSSSVYQITSNGFEGETDRSWYNVSSSVSIKGEGEARPSDFWYDSAIYFSDLNTNGIGAKALERTLRKLGQKKVKSGKYTMLIDSLTSSRLLSPLLGATYGNALQQKNSFLEDKLNEKIGSSLFTLYDRPHIKRASGARYFDGEGVATQTREIFTEGVLNTYFIDTYVGNKMGITPTISGPSLLEMKLGPNNLEELISSLDKGILVTAFNGGNSNSSTGDFSFGVEGFLIEHGRLTQPISEMNITGNLITLWASLIGVGNDPKLSSSWRIPSLVFDNVDFSGL; via the coding sequence ATGATATCAACAGAATATAAAAAGCTCTCTGAATGGGCTATGGATTTTGCCTTGAAAAATGGCTGTCAGTCTGCAAAAGTAATACTTCAAGAAGGAGTAAATTCGAGCTACTCCTTACGTGATGCAAAGATAGAAACCTTAGAGCAGGCCTCAGAGATGGCTCTTGGTTTTCATTTATATGTAGATGGTAGGTTTGGTTCTTTTTCAACAAATAGATTGGATAAAAAAGAATTAGAACAATTTATAAAAACAGGCATTGAGGCTACTCGTTATTTAGCTGTGGATAAAGCTAGAACTCTTCCCACATCTGATAGATACTACAAAGGGGATTTGCCGAATCTACAACTTTATGATAATTCATTTGAAAATATTCACCCTGATGAAAAAGTAGCTATAGCAAAGAAAGTAGCTCATGAAATCTTGGGAAAAGACAATCGAATATTATCTGTTTCTTCTAGTTACTCCGATGGTTCTAGTTCAGTTTATCAAATAACAAGTAACGGTTTTGAAGGTGAAACGGATCGCTCTTGGTATAATGTTTCTTCAAGTGTAAGCATTAAAGGAGAAGGAGAAGCCAGGCCTTCTGATTTTTGGTATGACTCTGCTATTTATTTTTCTGATCTCAATACGAATGGAATTGGAGCTAAGGCACTAGAAAGAACCTTACGAAAGCTGGGACAGAAAAAGGTAAAATCTGGTAAATATACAATGCTTATTGATTCACTCACTTCTTCTCGTTTGTTATCTCCTCTTTTAGGAGCTACTTATGGGAATGCCTTGCAGCAGAAAAACTCTTTTTTAGAAGATAAATTAAATGAAAAAATAGGAAGTAGTTTATTTACTCTTTATGATAGACCTCATATAAAAAGGGCAAGTGGGGCTCGTTATTTTGATGGGGAAGGAGTAGCAACTCAGACGAGAGAGATTTTTACGGAGGGAGTATTGAATACTTACTTTATAGATACTTATGTAGGTAATAAAATGGGTATTACACCCACAATAAGTGGGCCTTCACTCCTTGAAATGAAATTGGGACCCAATAATCTAGAAGAATTAATTTCATCACTAGATAAAGGGATATTGGTAACTGCTTTTAACGGTGGAAACTCAAATAGTTCAACGGGAGATTTTTCTTTCGGAGTAGAAGGTTTTTTAATAGAACACGGAAGATTGACCCAACCTATTTCTGAAATGAATATTACGGGTAATCTAATTACTCTTTGGGCTTCACTAATCGGTGTGGGGAACGATCCTAAGTTGTCTTCTTCTTGGAGAATACCTTCATTGGTTTTTGATAATGTGGATTTTAGTGGGCTATAA
- a CDS encoding GCN5-related N-acetyltransferase (COGs: COG4552 acetyltransferase involved in intracellular survival and related acetyltransferase~InterPro IPR000182~KEGG: bfr:BF0471 putative acetyltransferase~PFAM: GCN5-related N-acetyltransferase (GNAT) domain~SPTR: Acetyltransferase, GNAT family;~IMG reference gene:2504106235~PFAM: Acetyltransferase (GNAT) family), producing the protein MKKKEKAKELWEICFNDNPLFTELYFQKRYTDENTISIMDGERMTSVLQLLSYPFKFHGQIVPSSYISGACTHPDYRKKGIMHQLLEKSCKQLQDKNIPICTLIPANDNLFIYYQKSGFETVFFNTAYNLDLPKEKKDSDIVVTFYDQFNQKSYNYFDKIMNEIPAVILHTKEDFEVILADLRLAQGQVFTAHKGRDIVGIALAYYDTEDKSIHVNEILADSRAIQHELFYTMYKYFGTKSLYVISPPLSNKKEKFGMLRIIQVKPILEIFAKALPKWKDEFFVEDPLLSKNEGFYTIKEGIVSFKKTKKQETHTVLSINELATKLFMNLEPYMSLMLD; encoded by the coding sequence ATGAAAAAGAAGGAAAAGGCTAAAGAATTATGGGAGATTTGCTTCAATGATAATCCCCTTTTTACAGAATTATACTTTCAAAAACGCTACACAGATGAAAATACTATTTCCATCATGGATGGTGAACGTATGACTTCAGTGCTACAACTCTTGTCTTATCCTTTCAAGTTCCATGGACAAATAGTACCCTCTTCCTATATTTCTGGAGCATGTACACATCCAGATTATAGAAAGAAGGGCATTATGCATCAGCTATTGGAGAAAAGCTGTAAGCAATTACAAGATAAAAACATCCCAATCTGTACCCTAATTCCAGCTAATGATAATTTATTCATTTATTACCAGAAGTCAGGTTTTGAAACTGTATTTTTCAACACAGCCTACAACCTAGATTTACCAAAGGAAAAAAAAGATAGCGATATCGTTGTAACATTTTATGATCAATTTAACCAAAAGAGTTACAATTACTTTGACAAAATAATGAATGAAATTCCTGCAGTTATATTACATACAAAAGAAGACTTCGAAGTAATATTGGCAGATCTTCGCTTAGCTCAGGGTCAAGTTTTCACTGCCCATAAAGGAAGAGATATTGTAGGTATTGCACTAGCTTATTACGATACGGAAGATAAATCCATACACGTTAATGAAATTCTTGCTGATAGTAGAGCTATCCAACACGAGCTTTTTTACACCATGTATAAGTACTTTGGTACTAAATCCTTATATGTCATATCTCCTCCCTTAAGCAATAAAAAGGAAAAGTTTGGTATGTTACGTATCATACAAGTCAAACCAATACTAGAAATATTTGCAAAAGCATTACCTAAATGGAAAGATGAATTCTTTGTAGAAGATCCTTTATTAAGCAAAAATGAAGGCTTTTATACTATAAAAGAAGGAATTGTTTCTTTTAAAAAGACAAAAAAGCAAGAAACCCATACAGTGCTTAGCATAAATGAATTAGCCACCAAGCTATTTATGAACCTAGAGCCTTATATGAGTTTAATGCTTGATTAA
- a CDS encoding hypothetical protein (COGs: COG4866 conserved hypothetical protein~KEGG: bth:BT_3689 hypothetical protein~SPTR: Putative uncharacterized protein;~IMG reference gene:2504106236~PFAM: Uncharacterized conserved protein (DUF2156)), with protein sequence MIAFKDIEISDKDTITKFTMKSNRRNCDLSFSNLCSWRFLYDTQFAIVDGFLVFKFWVEGELAYMMPVGEGDLKKVIKDLIQDANEEQQPFRMLGVCRGMQADLEEILPNKFAFATTRNYADYIYLRTDLATLKGKKFQSKRNFTNRFKREHPNYEYTPITSDNIDECLILEEKWCKENNCDEYEGTGNERRALTFALKNFEALGLTGGLLRVDGKIVAFTFGMPINYDTFGTHVEKADTSIEGAYAMINMEFANHIPEQYVYINREEDLGIPGLRKAKLSYNPEIILEKSMVNLLKDEPVELINW encoded by the coding sequence ATGATAGCATTTAAAGATATTGAAATATCTGATAAAGATACCATTACCAAATTTACAATGAAAAGTAATAGGCGTAATTGCGACCTATCCTTTTCTAACTTATGCAGTTGGAGATTCCTCTATGATACCCAGTTTGCCATTGTCGATGGCTTTTTAGTCTTCAAATTTTGGGTTGAAGGAGAATTAGCCTATATGATGCCTGTAGGTGAGGGTGATTTAAAAAAAGTTATTAAGGACCTCATACAGGACGCTAACGAAGAGCAACAACCTTTTAGGATGCTAGGTGTATGTAGAGGAATGCAAGCCGATTTAGAGGAAATACTACCTAATAAATTTGCGTTTGCTACAACACGTAATTATGCAGATTATATCTATCTAAGAACAGATCTAGCCACTTTGAAAGGGAAAAAATTTCAATCAAAAAGAAATTTTACAAACCGTTTTAAGAGAGAACATCCTAACTACGAATATACTCCAATCACATCAGATAATATTGACGAATGTCTCATATTAGAAGAAAAATGGTGTAAAGAGAATAATTGCGATGAGTATGAAGGTACTGGAAATGAAAGAAGAGCATTGACTTTCGCTCTTAAAAATTTCGAAGCTCTTGGATTAACAGGAGGACTACTACGAGTAGATGGCAAAATTGTTGCCTTTACATTTGGTATGCCAATCAACTACGATACATTTGGTACCCATGTAGAAAAAGCTGACACCTCTATTGAAGGAGCTTATGCAATGATTAATATGGAATTTGCTAATCATATTCCTGAGCAATATGTATATATTAATAGAGAAGAAGATTTAGGAATTCCTGGATTAAGGAAAGCCAAATTATCTTATAATCCAGAAATTATCTTAGAAAAAAGTATGGTAAACCTACTTAAAGATGAACCTGTCGAACTAATAAACTGGTAA